The sequence GCCTGGTTTGGCAACCCCGACTGGGGGCTGGGGTTACCCTTTCCGGCGCTGATGGCAAGCCTGGCCATAGCCGCTGAGTTATTAGGAGGAATATTACTGTTGCTGGGATTGCTGACCCGACTGGTTACGATCCCCTTAATGGTAACCATGTTAGTAGCGGCTTTTACTGTGCACTGGCCAAACGGCTGGCCTGCTATTGCCGATACGTCAAGCTGGCTGGCCGACGGCACGCTTTTGCTGAATGAACGTGTTATGGATTCCGCCGATAAACTGGCTGCCGCCAACAGTATCCTGCAAGAACATGGCAACTACGAATGGCTCACCGCCAGTGGCAAACTTGTGGTGCTGAACAACGGTATCGAGTTTGCCATCACCTATTTTGTGATGCTACTGGCACTAATGTTTATGGGCGGCGGGCGTTATCTTAGTCTGGATTTCTGGATAAAACGCGTGCTCTGCAAACAAGCAAGGTCACAATA comes from Lacimicrobium alkaliphilum and encodes:
- a CDS encoding DoxX family protein produces the protein MPDKLANLYFRTLEKLQHFNGIPSLLIRLYLAPVMIQAGWNKYSSFADTAAWFGNPDWGLGLPFPALMASLAIAAELLGGILLLLGLLTRLVTIPLMVTMLVAAFTVHWPNGWPAIADTSSWLADGTLLLNERVMDSADKLAAANSILQEHGNYEWLTASGKLVVLNNGIEFAITYFVMLLALMFMGGGRYLSLDFWIKRVLCKQARSQ